The following coding sequences are from one Ammospiza nelsoni isolate bAmmNel1 chromosome 5, bAmmNel1.pri, whole genome shotgun sequence window:
- the MYBPC1 gene encoding myosin-binding protein C, slow-type isoform X1 gives MPEPTKKDETENESAPPPPEQKAPQEGGNEKGKDEDDTSVSTPPADGMSKPAERKDSVWSLGEGAPEESEKRDDDAQRSTLFVEKPQSGTVSVGGNITFIAKVEAKDLLRKPNVKWFKGKWMDLASKAGKHLQLKESFERHTKIHTFEMQIIKAKENYAGNYRCEVSYKDKFDSCSFDLEVTESSQAAPSIDIRSAFKRSGEGQEDAGELDFSGLLKRREVKQQEEEPEVDVWDLLKNANPSEYEKIAFQYGITDLRGMLKRLKRMRREVKKSAAFAKGLDPAYQVDKGGKVRFMVELADPTVELKWYKNGQEIRPSAKYIFEHKGNQRILFINNCTMTDDARYYVTAGDEKCSTELFVRDPPILVTKGLEDTSTYVGERVELSCEVSEDDANVKWFRNGVELSNDPKSRYRIKVEGKKHTLVIEEAAKNDTATYSVMTTGGQSEAKLSVDLRPLKISLALEDQTVRLGQEIHLKCEISENVEGKWYKNGQLIEASDRVKLYHKGRIHRFVIPVSAVDDEGEYMFVPDAYNINIPCKVHIVDPPKLHLDGLGENNTVTVVAGNKLRLEIPITGEPPPKVFWSRGDKMVTDSGRIRAESYPDSSCLVIDAAEREDSGPFRITLKNEAGEDTALINIKVVDVPDPPQAPNVTEVGEDWCIMTWEPPANDGGSPILGYFIERKKKQSSRWMRLNFELCKETTFEPKKMIEGVAYEVRVFAVNAIGMSKPSMPSKSFVPLAVTSPPTLLAVDSVTDTSVTMKWRPPDQIGAAGLDGYVVEYCFEGTDEWIVANPELTDKTKFTINGLPTGSKILVRVKAVNAAGESEPKYHPQPILVKEVIEPPKIRLPRHLKQTYTRRVGETVNLVIPFQGKPRAKVSWEKNGSPIDKNDINIRNTEQDTIIFIRKAERGHSGEYDMKVEVENLVDKATIDIQIVDRPGPPEVVTIEDVWGENVNLSWKPPKDDGNAAITGYTIQKADKKSMEWFTVIEHYHRTSATINELVIGNEYYFRVFAENMCGLSEDATMTKESALIAKDGKVYKYPVYDDFDFSERPLFTQPLVNTFAVAGYNATLNCSVRGNPKPKITWMKNKVLIMNDPRYRMFSNQGVCTLEIRKPSPYDGGTYTCRAVNELGEAEVDCKLEVRVIYHGVINPGEPLSLAGDNQLHSKDF, from the exons ATGAAGATGACACCTCAGTTAGTACTCCACCAGCAG ATGGGATGTCTAAGCCAGCGGAAAGAAAGGATTCAG TATGGTCTCTTGGAGAAGGAGCTCCAGAGGAGTCAGAGAAGCGTGATGATGATGCCCAAAGATCCACTCTATTCGTCGAGAAACCTCAGAGTGGAACAGTGAGTGTTG gTGGGAATATTACATTTATAGCCAAAGTAGAAGCCAAAGATCTTCTCCGAAAGCCAAACGTTAAGTGGTTTAAAGGAAAATGGATGGATCTGGCCAGCAAAGCAGGGAAGCACCTGCAGCTGAAGGAGTCCTTCGAGCGTCACACCAAG ATTCATACATTTGAGATGCAGATCATCAAAGCTAAGGAAAACTATGCAGGGAACTATCGTTGTGAAGTGTCTTACAAGGACAAATTTGATAGCTGCTCTTTTGACCTTGAAGTCACTG AATCTTCCCAAGCTGCTCCATCCATTGACATCAGATCTGCTTTCAAAAGAAG TGGTGAAGGACAAGAGGATGCAGGAGAACTTGACTTTAGTGGTCTCCTGAAACGTAG GGAGGTCAAGCAGCAAGAGGAGGAGCCCGAGGTGGACGTGTGGGATCTGCTGAAGAACGCGAACCCCAGCGAGTACGAGAAGATCGCGTTCCAGTACGGCATCACCGACCTGCGGGGCATGCTGAAACGGCTGAAGCGCATGCGCAGGGAGGTGAAGAAGAGCGCAG CTTTTGCCAAAGGCCTCGATCCTGCATACCAGGTGGACAAAGGAGGTAAAGTCAGATTCATGGTGGAGCTAGCAGATCCAACAGTGGAGCTCAAGTGGTATAAAAATGGCCAAGAGATACGACCAAGTGCAAA ATATATTTTTGAGCACAAAGGAAACCAGAGAATTTTATTCATCAATAACTGCACGATGACAGACGATGCTCGCTATTACGTAACAGCTGGTGATGAGAAATGCTCCACAGAACTGTTTGTGAGAG ATCCTCCAATTTTGGTGACCAAAGGCCTGGAGGACACCAGCACCTATGTGGGTGAACGAGTAGAGCTGAGCTGTGAAGTGTCTGAGGATGATGCAAACGTGAAATG GTTTAGAAACGGCGTAGAACTTTCCAATGATCCCAAATCTCGGTATCGGATTAAGGTTGAGGGTAAAAAACACACTTTGGTCATAGAGGAAGCTGCCAAAAATGACACTGCAACCTACTCAGTAATGACAACTGGAGGGCAATCAGAAGCCAAGCTTTCAGTTGACT TGAGACCTCTGAAGATATCACTTGCACTAGAAGACCAGACTGTGAGGCTGGGACAGGAAATCCACTTGAAGTGTGAGATATCTGAGAATGTGGAAGGGAAATGGTACAAAAATGGGCAGCTGATTGAAGCCAGTGACCGTGTGAAGCTTTATCACAAAGGAAG GATCCACAGATTTGTTATACCAGTTTCTGCTGTCGATGATGAGGGTGAATACATGTTTGTGCCAGACGCCTACAACATTAATATTCCATGCAAAGTACATATTGTGG ATCCTCCTAAACTTCACCTGGATGGTCTTGGGGAAAATAACACTGTGACAGTCGTGGCAGGAAACAAACTACGACTCGAGATCCCCATCACTGGTGAACCACCTCCAAAAGTCTTTTGGAGTAGAGGGGACAAG ATGGTCACAGACAGTGGAAGAATCCGGGCAGAATCCTACCcagacagcagctgcctggTCATTGATGCAGCCGAGAGGGAGGATTCAGGTCCTTTCCGAATCACCTTAAAGAATGAGGCTGGAGAGGACACAGCTCTGATCAACATCAAAGTGGTTG ATGTTCCTGATCCTCCTCAGGCACCAAATGTGACTGAGGTGGGTGAAGACTGGTGTATTATGACCTGGGAACCTCCAGCAAATGATGGTGGATCACCCATTTTAG GATATTTCattgagaggaaaaagaaacaaagctcCAGGTGGATGAGGCTGAATTTTGAACTGTGCAAGGAAACAACTTTTGAGCCAAAGAAAATGATTGAAGGTGTTGCTTACGAGGTCCGTGTGTTTGCTGTCAATGCCATTGGCATGTCCAAGCCAAGCATGCCCTCCAAGTCCTTTGTTCCTTTAG CTGTCACCAGCCCCCCAACCCTGCTGGCAGTGGACAGTGTGACCGACACCTCGGTGACAATGAAGTGGAGGCCCCCGGACCAGATCGGGGCGGCAGGGCTGGACGGCTACGTGGTGGAATACTGCTTTGAAGGAA CTGATGAATGGATCGTGGCTAACCCAGAGCTGACAGACAAAACCAAGTTCACCATCAATGGCCTTCCAACTGGCTCGAAAATCCTTGTGAGAGTAAAAGCTGTGAATGCTGCTGGTGAGAGTGAGCCCAAGTACCACCCACAGCCTATTTTAGTCAAGGAAGTGATAG AACCTCCAAAGATTCGTCTACCAAGACACTTGAAACAAACCTATACTCGAAGAGTTGGAGAAACTGTGAATCTTGTTATTCCTTTCCAG GGAAAACCAAGGGCAAAAGTGTCGTGGGAGAAGAACGGTTCTCCGATCGACAAGAACGACATCAACATCCGCAACACGGAGCAGGACACCATCATCTTCATCAGGAAGGCAGAGCGGGGCCACTCTGGAGAGTACGACATGAAAGTGGAGGTGGAGAACCTGGTGGACAAAGCCACCATAGACATTCAGATCGTTG ATCGCCCAGGCCCACCAGAGGTTGTGACTATTGAGGATGTCTGGGGAGAGAATGTGAATTTATCATGGAAGCCACCAAAAGATGATGGCAATGCTGCCATTACTGGGTACACTATTCAAAAAGCAGATAAGAAGAGTATG GAGTGGTTCACCGTGATCGAGCACTACCACCGCACCAGTGCCACCATCAACGAGCTGGTCATAGGCAACGAGTACTACTTCAGGGTCTTTGCTGAGAACATGTGCGGCCTCAGCGAGGATGCAACCATGACCAAAGAGAGTGCTCTGATTGCCAAGGATG GTAAAGTGTACAAATACCCAGTGTACGATGACTTTGACTTCAGCGAGCGGCCGCTGTTCACGCAGCCCCTGGTGAACACGTTTGCTGTCGCTGGCTACAACGCCACCCTGAACTGCAGCGTCAGGGGCAACCCCAAG CCCAAAATAACGTGGATGAAAAACAAAGTGCTGATAATGAATGACCCGAGGTACAGGATGTTCAGCAACCAAGGCGTGTGCACCTTGGAGATCCGCAAGCCCAGCCCCTACGACGGAGGCACCTacacctgcagagctgtcaacgagctgggggaggcagaggtGGACTGCAAACTGGAAGTGAGAG TGATCTATCATGGAGTAATTAACCCAGGAGAACCACTCAGCTTGGCGGGGGATAATCAG TTACACAGTAAGGATTTTTGA
- the MYBPC1 gene encoding myosin-binding protein C, slow-type isoform X2 has product MPEPTKKDETENESAPPPPEQKAPQEGGNEKGKDEDDTSVSTPPADGMSKPAERKDSVWSLGEGAPEESEKRDDDAQRSTLFVEKPQSGTVSVGGNITFIAKVEAKDLLRKPNVKWFKGKWMDLASKAGKHLQLKESFERHTKIHTFEMQIIKAKENYAGNYRCEVSYKDKFDSCSFDLEVTESSQAAPSIDIRSAFKRSGEGQEDAGELDFSGLLKRREVKQQEEEPEVDVWDLLKNANPSEYEKIAFQYGITDLRGMLKRLKRMRREVKKSAAFAKGLDPAYQVDKGGKVRFMVELADPTVELKWYKNGQEIRPSAKYIFEHKGNQRILFINNCTMTDDARYYVTAGDEKCSTELFVRDPPILVTKGLEDTSTYVGERVELSCEVSEDDANVKWFRNGVELSNDPKSRYRIKVEGKKHTLVIEEAAKNDTATYSVMTTGGQSEAKLSVDLRPLKISLALEDQTVRLGQEIHLKCEISENVEGKWYKNGQLIEASDRVKLYHKGRIHRFVIPVSAVDDEGEYMFVPDAYNINIPCKVHIVDPPKLHLDGLGENNTVTVVAGNKLRLEIPITGEPPPKVFWSRGDKMVTDSGRIRAESYPDSSCLVIDAAEREDSGPFRITLKNEAGEDTALINIKVVDVPDPPQAPNVTEVGEDWCIMTWEPPANDGGSPILGYFIERKKKQSSRWMRLNFELCKETTFEPKKMIEGVAYEVRVFAVNAIGMSKPSMPSKSFVPLAVTSPPTLLAVDSVTDTSVTMKWRPPDQIGAAGLDGYVVEYCFEGTDEWIVANPELTDKTKFTINGLPTGSKILVRVKAVNAAGESEPKYHPQPILVKEVIEPPKIRLPRHLKQTYTRRVGETVNLVIPFQGKPRAKVSWEKNGSPIDKNDINIRNTEQDTIIFIRKAERGHSGEYDMKVEVENLVDKATIDIQIVDRPGPPEVVTIEDVWGENVNLSWKPPKDDGNAAITGYTIQKADKKSMEWFTVIEHYHRTSATINELVIGNEYYFRVFAENMCGLSEDATMTKESALIAKDGKVYKYPVYDDFDFSERPLFTQPLVNTFAVAGYNATLNCSVRGNPKPKITWMKNKVLIMNDPRYRMFSNQGVCTLEIRKPSPYDGGTYTCRAVNELGEAEVDCKLEVRVTQ; this is encoded by the exons ATGAAGATGACACCTCAGTTAGTACTCCACCAGCAG ATGGGATGTCTAAGCCAGCGGAAAGAAAGGATTCAG TATGGTCTCTTGGAGAAGGAGCTCCAGAGGAGTCAGAGAAGCGTGATGATGATGCCCAAAGATCCACTCTATTCGTCGAGAAACCTCAGAGTGGAACAGTGAGTGTTG gTGGGAATATTACATTTATAGCCAAAGTAGAAGCCAAAGATCTTCTCCGAAAGCCAAACGTTAAGTGGTTTAAAGGAAAATGGATGGATCTGGCCAGCAAAGCAGGGAAGCACCTGCAGCTGAAGGAGTCCTTCGAGCGTCACACCAAG ATTCATACATTTGAGATGCAGATCATCAAAGCTAAGGAAAACTATGCAGGGAACTATCGTTGTGAAGTGTCTTACAAGGACAAATTTGATAGCTGCTCTTTTGACCTTGAAGTCACTG AATCTTCCCAAGCTGCTCCATCCATTGACATCAGATCTGCTTTCAAAAGAAG TGGTGAAGGACAAGAGGATGCAGGAGAACTTGACTTTAGTGGTCTCCTGAAACGTAG GGAGGTCAAGCAGCAAGAGGAGGAGCCCGAGGTGGACGTGTGGGATCTGCTGAAGAACGCGAACCCCAGCGAGTACGAGAAGATCGCGTTCCAGTACGGCATCACCGACCTGCGGGGCATGCTGAAACGGCTGAAGCGCATGCGCAGGGAGGTGAAGAAGAGCGCAG CTTTTGCCAAAGGCCTCGATCCTGCATACCAGGTGGACAAAGGAGGTAAAGTCAGATTCATGGTGGAGCTAGCAGATCCAACAGTGGAGCTCAAGTGGTATAAAAATGGCCAAGAGATACGACCAAGTGCAAA ATATATTTTTGAGCACAAAGGAAACCAGAGAATTTTATTCATCAATAACTGCACGATGACAGACGATGCTCGCTATTACGTAACAGCTGGTGATGAGAAATGCTCCACAGAACTGTTTGTGAGAG ATCCTCCAATTTTGGTGACCAAAGGCCTGGAGGACACCAGCACCTATGTGGGTGAACGAGTAGAGCTGAGCTGTGAAGTGTCTGAGGATGATGCAAACGTGAAATG GTTTAGAAACGGCGTAGAACTTTCCAATGATCCCAAATCTCGGTATCGGATTAAGGTTGAGGGTAAAAAACACACTTTGGTCATAGAGGAAGCTGCCAAAAATGACACTGCAACCTACTCAGTAATGACAACTGGAGGGCAATCAGAAGCCAAGCTTTCAGTTGACT TGAGACCTCTGAAGATATCACTTGCACTAGAAGACCAGACTGTGAGGCTGGGACAGGAAATCCACTTGAAGTGTGAGATATCTGAGAATGTGGAAGGGAAATGGTACAAAAATGGGCAGCTGATTGAAGCCAGTGACCGTGTGAAGCTTTATCACAAAGGAAG GATCCACAGATTTGTTATACCAGTTTCTGCTGTCGATGATGAGGGTGAATACATGTTTGTGCCAGACGCCTACAACATTAATATTCCATGCAAAGTACATATTGTGG ATCCTCCTAAACTTCACCTGGATGGTCTTGGGGAAAATAACACTGTGACAGTCGTGGCAGGAAACAAACTACGACTCGAGATCCCCATCACTGGTGAACCACCTCCAAAAGTCTTTTGGAGTAGAGGGGACAAG ATGGTCACAGACAGTGGAAGAATCCGGGCAGAATCCTACCcagacagcagctgcctggTCATTGATGCAGCCGAGAGGGAGGATTCAGGTCCTTTCCGAATCACCTTAAAGAATGAGGCTGGAGAGGACACAGCTCTGATCAACATCAAAGTGGTTG ATGTTCCTGATCCTCCTCAGGCACCAAATGTGACTGAGGTGGGTGAAGACTGGTGTATTATGACCTGGGAACCTCCAGCAAATGATGGTGGATCACCCATTTTAG GATATTTCattgagaggaaaaagaaacaaagctcCAGGTGGATGAGGCTGAATTTTGAACTGTGCAAGGAAACAACTTTTGAGCCAAAGAAAATGATTGAAGGTGTTGCTTACGAGGTCCGTGTGTTTGCTGTCAATGCCATTGGCATGTCCAAGCCAAGCATGCCCTCCAAGTCCTTTGTTCCTTTAG CTGTCACCAGCCCCCCAACCCTGCTGGCAGTGGACAGTGTGACCGACACCTCGGTGACAATGAAGTGGAGGCCCCCGGACCAGATCGGGGCGGCAGGGCTGGACGGCTACGTGGTGGAATACTGCTTTGAAGGAA CTGATGAATGGATCGTGGCTAACCCAGAGCTGACAGACAAAACCAAGTTCACCATCAATGGCCTTCCAACTGGCTCGAAAATCCTTGTGAGAGTAAAAGCTGTGAATGCTGCTGGTGAGAGTGAGCCCAAGTACCACCCACAGCCTATTTTAGTCAAGGAAGTGATAG AACCTCCAAAGATTCGTCTACCAAGACACTTGAAACAAACCTATACTCGAAGAGTTGGAGAAACTGTGAATCTTGTTATTCCTTTCCAG GGAAAACCAAGGGCAAAAGTGTCGTGGGAGAAGAACGGTTCTCCGATCGACAAGAACGACATCAACATCCGCAACACGGAGCAGGACACCATCATCTTCATCAGGAAGGCAGAGCGGGGCCACTCTGGAGAGTACGACATGAAAGTGGAGGTGGAGAACCTGGTGGACAAAGCCACCATAGACATTCAGATCGTTG ATCGCCCAGGCCCACCAGAGGTTGTGACTATTGAGGATGTCTGGGGAGAGAATGTGAATTTATCATGGAAGCCACCAAAAGATGATGGCAATGCTGCCATTACTGGGTACACTATTCAAAAAGCAGATAAGAAGAGTATG GAGTGGTTCACCGTGATCGAGCACTACCACCGCACCAGTGCCACCATCAACGAGCTGGTCATAGGCAACGAGTACTACTTCAGGGTCTTTGCTGAGAACATGTGCGGCCTCAGCGAGGATGCAACCATGACCAAAGAGAGTGCTCTGATTGCCAAGGATG GTAAAGTGTACAAATACCCAGTGTACGATGACTTTGACTTCAGCGAGCGGCCGCTGTTCACGCAGCCCCTGGTGAACACGTTTGCTGTCGCTGGCTACAACGCCACCCTGAACTGCAGCGTCAGGGGCAACCCCAAG CCCAAAATAACGTGGATGAAAAACAAAGTGCTGATAATGAATGACCCGAGGTACAGGATGTTCAGCAACCAAGGCGTGTGCACCTTGGAGATCCGCAAGCCCAGCCCCTACGACGGAGGCACCTacacctgcagagctgtcaacgagctgggggaggcagaggtGGACTGCAAACTGGAAGTGAGAG TTACACAGTAA
- the MYBPC1 gene encoding myosin-binding protein C, slow-type isoform X3, producing MPEPTKKDETENESAPPPPEQKAPQEGGNEKGKVWSLGEGAPEESEKRDDDAQRSTLFVEKPQSGTVSVGGNITFIAKVEAKDLLRKPNVKWFKGKWMDLASKAGKHLQLKESFERHTKIHTFEMQIIKAKENYAGNYRCEVSYKDKFDSCSFDLEVTESSQAAPSIDIRSAFKRSGEGQEDAGELDFSGLLKRREVKQQEEEPEVDVWDLLKNANPSEYEKIAFQYGITDLRGMLKRLKRMRREVKKSAAFAKGLDPAYQVDKGGKVRFMVELADPTVELKWYKNGQEIRPSAKYIFEHKGNQRILFINNCTMTDDARYYVTAGDEKCSTELFVRDPPILVTKGLEDTSTYVGERVELSCEVSEDDANVKWFRNGVELSNDPKSRYRIKVEGKKHTLVIEEAAKNDTATYSVMTTGGQSEAKLSVDLRPLKISLALEDQTVRLGQEIHLKCEISENVEGKWYKNGQLIEASDRVKLYHKGRIHRFVIPVSAVDDEGEYMFVPDAYNINIPCKVHIVDPPKLHLDGLGENNTVTVVAGNKLRLEIPITGEPPPKVFWSRGDKMVTDSGRIRAESYPDSSCLVIDAAEREDSGPFRITLKNEAGEDTALINIKVVDVPDPPQAPNVTEVGEDWCIMTWEPPANDGGSPILGYFIERKKKQSSRWMRLNFELCKETTFEPKKMIEGVAYEVRVFAVNAIGMSKPSMPSKSFVPLAVTSPPTLLAVDSVTDTSVTMKWRPPDQIGAAGLDGYVVEYCFEGTDEWIVANPELTDKTKFTINGLPTGSKILVRVKAVNAAGESEPKYHPQPILVKEVIEPPKIRLPRHLKQTYTRRVGETVNLVIPFQGKPRAKVSWEKNGSPIDKNDINIRNTEQDTIIFIRKAERGHSGEYDMKVEVENLVDKATIDIQIVDRPGPPEVVTIEDVWGENVNLSWKPPKDDGNAAITGYTIQKADKKSMEWFTVIEHYHRTSATINELVIGNEYYFRVFAENMCGLSEDATMTKESALIAKDGKVYKYPVYDDFDFSERPLFTQPLVNTFAVAGYNATLNCSVRGNPKPKITWMKNKVLIMNDPRYRMFSNQGVCTLEIRKPSPYDGGTYTCRAVNELGEAEVDCKLEVRVIYHGVINPGEPLSLAGDNQLHSKDF from the exons TATGGTCTCTTGGAGAAGGAGCTCCAGAGGAGTCAGAGAAGCGTGATGATGATGCCCAAAGATCCACTCTATTCGTCGAGAAACCTCAGAGTGGAACAGTGAGTGTTG gTGGGAATATTACATTTATAGCCAAAGTAGAAGCCAAAGATCTTCTCCGAAAGCCAAACGTTAAGTGGTTTAAAGGAAAATGGATGGATCTGGCCAGCAAAGCAGGGAAGCACCTGCAGCTGAAGGAGTCCTTCGAGCGTCACACCAAG ATTCATACATTTGAGATGCAGATCATCAAAGCTAAGGAAAACTATGCAGGGAACTATCGTTGTGAAGTGTCTTACAAGGACAAATTTGATAGCTGCTCTTTTGACCTTGAAGTCACTG AATCTTCCCAAGCTGCTCCATCCATTGACATCAGATCTGCTTTCAAAAGAAG TGGTGAAGGACAAGAGGATGCAGGAGAACTTGACTTTAGTGGTCTCCTGAAACGTAG GGAGGTCAAGCAGCAAGAGGAGGAGCCCGAGGTGGACGTGTGGGATCTGCTGAAGAACGCGAACCCCAGCGAGTACGAGAAGATCGCGTTCCAGTACGGCATCACCGACCTGCGGGGCATGCTGAAACGGCTGAAGCGCATGCGCAGGGAGGTGAAGAAGAGCGCAG CTTTTGCCAAAGGCCTCGATCCTGCATACCAGGTGGACAAAGGAGGTAAAGTCAGATTCATGGTGGAGCTAGCAGATCCAACAGTGGAGCTCAAGTGGTATAAAAATGGCCAAGAGATACGACCAAGTGCAAA ATATATTTTTGAGCACAAAGGAAACCAGAGAATTTTATTCATCAATAACTGCACGATGACAGACGATGCTCGCTATTACGTAACAGCTGGTGATGAGAAATGCTCCACAGAACTGTTTGTGAGAG ATCCTCCAATTTTGGTGACCAAAGGCCTGGAGGACACCAGCACCTATGTGGGTGAACGAGTAGAGCTGAGCTGTGAAGTGTCTGAGGATGATGCAAACGTGAAATG GTTTAGAAACGGCGTAGAACTTTCCAATGATCCCAAATCTCGGTATCGGATTAAGGTTGAGGGTAAAAAACACACTTTGGTCATAGAGGAAGCTGCCAAAAATGACACTGCAACCTACTCAGTAATGACAACTGGAGGGCAATCAGAAGCCAAGCTTTCAGTTGACT TGAGACCTCTGAAGATATCACTTGCACTAGAAGACCAGACTGTGAGGCTGGGACAGGAAATCCACTTGAAGTGTGAGATATCTGAGAATGTGGAAGGGAAATGGTACAAAAATGGGCAGCTGATTGAAGCCAGTGACCGTGTGAAGCTTTATCACAAAGGAAG GATCCACAGATTTGTTATACCAGTTTCTGCTGTCGATGATGAGGGTGAATACATGTTTGTGCCAGACGCCTACAACATTAATATTCCATGCAAAGTACATATTGTGG ATCCTCCTAAACTTCACCTGGATGGTCTTGGGGAAAATAACACTGTGACAGTCGTGGCAGGAAACAAACTACGACTCGAGATCCCCATCACTGGTGAACCACCTCCAAAAGTCTTTTGGAGTAGAGGGGACAAG ATGGTCACAGACAGTGGAAGAATCCGGGCAGAATCCTACCcagacagcagctgcctggTCATTGATGCAGCCGAGAGGGAGGATTCAGGTCCTTTCCGAATCACCTTAAAGAATGAGGCTGGAGAGGACACAGCTCTGATCAACATCAAAGTGGTTG ATGTTCCTGATCCTCCTCAGGCACCAAATGTGACTGAGGTGGGTGAAGACTGGTGTATTATGACCTGGGAACCTCCAGCAAATGATGGTGGATCACCCATTTTAG GATATTTCattgagaggaaaaagaaacaaagctcCAGGTGGATGAGGCTGAATTTTGAACTGTGCAAGGAAACAACTTTTGAGCCAAAGAAAATGATTGAAGGTGTTGCTTACGAGGTCCGTGTGTTTGCTGTCAATGCCATTGGCATGTCCAAGCCAAGCATGCCCTCCAAGTCCTTTGTTCCTTTAG CTGTCACCAGCCCCCCAACCCTGCTGGCAGTGGACAGTGTGACCGACACCTCGGTGACAATGAAGTGGAGGCCCCCGGACCAGATCGGGGCGGCAGGGCTGGACGGCTACGTGGTGGAATACTGCTTTGAAGGAA CTGATGAATGGATCGTGGCTAACCCAGAGCTGACAGACAAAACCAAGTTCACCATCAATGGCCTTCCAACTGGCTCGAAAATCCTTGTGAGAGTAAAAGCTGTGAATGCTGCTGGTGAGAGTGAGCCCAAGTACCACCCACAGCCTATTTTAGTCAAGGAAGTGATAG AACCTCCAAAGATTCGTCTACCAAGACACTTGAAACAAACCTATACTCGAAGAGTTGGAGAAACTGTGAATCTTGTTATTCCTTTCCAG GGAAAACCAAGGGCAAAAGTGTCGTGGGAGAAGAACGGTTCTCCGATCGACAAGAACGACATCAACATCCGCAACACGGAGCAGGACACCATCATCTTCATCAGGAAGGCAGAGCGGGGCCACTCTGGAGAGTACGACATGAAAGTGGAGGTGGAGAACCTGGTGGACAAAGCCACCATAGACATTCAGATCGTTG ATCGCCCAGGCCCACCAGAGGTTGTGACTATTGAGGATGTCTGGGGAGAGAATGTGAATTTATCATGGAAGCCACCAAAAGATGATGGCAATGCTGCCATTACTGGGTACACTATTCAAAAAGCAGATAAGAAGAGTATG GAGTGGTTCACCGTGATCGAGCACTACCACCGCACCAGTGCCACCATCAACGAGCTGGTCATAGGCAACGAGTACTACTTCAGGGTCTTTGCTGAGAACATGTGCGGCCTCAGCGAGGATGCAACCATGACCAAAGAGAGTGCTCTGATTGCCAAGGATG GTAAAGTGTACAAATACCCAGTGTACGATGACTTTGACTTCAGCGAGCGGCCGCTGTTCACGCAGCCCCTGGTGAACACGTTTGCTGTCGCTGGCTACAACGCCACCCTGAACTGCAGCGTCAGGGGCAACCCCAAG CCCAAAATAACGTGGATGAAAAACAAAGTGCTGATAATGAATGACCCGAGGTACAGGATGTTCAGCAACCAAGGCGTGTGCACCTTGGAGATCCGCAAGCCCAGCCCCTACGACGGAGGCACCTacacctgcagagctgtcaacgagctgggggaggcagaggtGGACTGCAAACTGGAAGTGAGAG TGATCTATCATGGAGTAATTAACCCAGGAGAACCACTCAGCTTGGCGGGGGATAATCAG TTACACAGTAAGGATTTTTGA